One Kryptolebias marmoratus isolate JLee-2015 linkage group LG21, ASM164957v2, whole genome shotgun sequence DNA segment encodes these proteins:
- the ythdf3 gene encoding YTH domain-containing family protein 3 isoform X2 codes for MHQKDGVNDDDFEPYLSGQTNQSNSYPPMSDPYMPSYYAPSIGFPYSLGEAAWSTAGDPPMPYLTTYGQMSNGEPHFIPDGVFSQPGALGNTPPFLGQHGFNFFPGSADFSTWGTSVSQGQSTQSSVYSNSYGYAPSSLGRAITDGQAGFGSDTQLSKVPMLSSIEQGMTGLKLGTDMVAAVTKTVGSPLGGTAGMSSSAANNLPPPVNSSLPKPATWAAIAKKPAKPQPKVKPKVNMGMGGPATIPPPPIKHNMNIGTWDDKGSLNKPPLAQTMIPPQPLVQQPLLAQPQALLQNPLPPQPPHQPQHQHQPFQLQSLHSPQHPQPLPPGPPHLHLSSQPGLPQPLHHHHQQPQQPGPPLNRWIAPRNRGEGFGLGGGVPLSASPCSGEVHPVLEKLRVLNNYNPKDFDWNLKNGRVFIIKSYSEDDIHRSIKYSIWCSTEHGNKRLDSAYRSLGNKGPLYLLFSVNGSGHFCGVAEMRSPVDYNAYAGVWSQDKWKGKFEVKWLFIKDVPNNQLRHIRLENNDNKPVTNSRDTQEVPLEKAKQVLKVIATYKHTTSIFDDFAHYEKRQEEEEALRKERSRNKQ; via the exons ATGCATCAAAAGGATGGTGTGAACGATGATGATTTTGAGCCTTACCTGAGCGGCCAGACAAATCAG AGTAACAGCTATCCACCAATGTCTGATCCCTACATGCCCAGTTACTATGCTCCATCTATTGGCTTTCCTTATTCTTTGGGAGAAGCTGCTTGGTCCACAGCAGGAGACCCACCCATGCCCTACCTTACTACCTATGGACAGATGAGCAATGGTGAACCGCACTTTATCCCTGATGGGGTTTTCAGCCAGCCAGGCGCCCTGGGAAACACCCCTCCCTTCCTCGGTCAGCATGGCTTCAATTTCTTTCCCGGTAGTGCAGACTTTTCAACCTGGGGTACCAGCGTCTCTCAGGGTCAGTCGACGCAGAGCTCAGTCTACAGTAACAGCTACGGCTACGCTCCCAGCTCGCTGGGCAGGGCAATCACAGACGGACAGGCAGGCTTTGGAAGTGACACCCAGCTCAGTAAGGTCCCAATGCTGAGCAGCATTGAGCAGGGTATGACCGGGCTAAAACTGGGTACGGACATGGTGGCAGCTGTCACCAAAACCGTGGGCTCACCCTTAGGAGGCACAGCAGGTATGAGCAGTTCGGCGGCCAATAATCTTCCTCCGCCTGTCAACTCGTCTTTGCCCAAACCTGCCACCTGGGCAGCCATCGCCAAGAAGCCGGCCAAACCACAGCCGAAGGTCAAACCCAAAGTTAACATGGGGATGGGGGGACCTGCCACCATTCCCCCACCCCCAATAAAGCACAACATGAACATTGGTACATGGGACGATAAGGGCTCTCTAAATAAACCCCCATTAGCTCAGACTATGATACCCCCACAACCTCTGGTGCAGCAGCCTCTCTTGGCTCAGCCCCAAGCCCTACTTCAGAACCCTTTACCCCCTCAGCCCCCACACCAGCCCCAGCATCAACATCAGCCCTTCCAATTGCAGTCTCTCCACTCACCTCAACACCCCCAGCCTCTGCCCCCTGGCCCTCCACACCTTCACCTCTCCTCCCAACCTGGCCTCCCACagcctcttcatcatcatcatcaacaaccCCAGCAGCCTGGCCCACCCCTGAATCGCTGGATTGCTCCCAGGAACCGAGGTGAGGGCTTTGGTCTTGGTGGCGGAGTCCCACTGAGTGCCTCCCCCTGCTCCGGAGAAGTGCACCCTGTGCTGGAGAAACTCCGTGTCCTCAACAACTACAACCCCAAAGACTTTGACTGGAACTTGAAAAATGGACGCGTTTTCATTATCAAGAGCTATTCAGAAGATGACATCCACCGTTCAATCAAGTACTCTATCTGGTGCAGTACAGAACATGGCAACAAGCGCCTGGATAGTGCCTACCGTTCATTAGGCAACAAGGGGCCCTTGTACCTATTGTTCAGCGTCAACGGCAGCGGGCACTTCTGCGGCGTGGCCGAGATGCGCTCACCGGTGGACTACAATGCCTATGCAGGCGTCTGGTCTCAGGACAAATGGAAGGGCAAGTTCGAAGTGAAGTGGCTTTTCATCAAAGATGTGCCCAACAACCAGCTGCGTCACATCCGACTGGAGAACAATGACAACAAGCCAGTGACCAACTCCAGGGACACTCAGGAAGTGCCTCTGGAGAAGGCCAAACAAGTGCTTAAAGTTATTGCCACTTACAAGCATACCACCTCAATATTTGATGACTTTGCACATTATGAGAAACgtcaggaagaggaggaggctcTGAGGAAG GAGCGCAGCAGAAATAAACAGTAG
- the ythdf3 gene encoding YTH domain-containing family protein 3 isoform X1 — translation MSATTVDQRPKGQGGNKVQNGSMHQKDGVNDDDFEPYLSGQTNQSNSYPPMSDPYMPSYYAPSIGFPYSLGEAAWSTAGDPPMPYLTTYGQMSNGEPHFIPDGVFSQPGALGNTPPFLGQHGFNFFPGSADFSTWGTSVSQGQSTQSSVYSNSYGYAPSSLGRAITDGQAGFGSDTQLSKVPMLSSIEQGMTGLKLGTDMVAAVTKTVGSPLGGTAGMSSSAANNLPPPVNSSLPKPATWAAIAKKPAKPQPKVKPKVNMGMGGPATIPPPPIKHNMNIGTWDDKGSLNKPPLAQTMIPPQPLVQQPLLAQPQALLQNPLPPQPPHQPQHQHQPFQLQSLHSPQHPQPLPPGPPHLHLSSQPGLPQPLHHHHQQPQQPGPPLNRWIAPRNRGEGFGLGGGVPLSASPCSGEVHPVLEKLRVLNNYNPKDFDWNLKNGRVFIIKSYSEDDIHRSIKYSIWCSTEHGNKRLDSAYRSLGNKGPLYLLFSVNGSGHFCGVAEMRSPVDYNAYAGVWSQDKWKGKFEVKWLFIKDVPNNQLRHIRLENNDNKPVTNSRDTQEVPLEKAKQVLKVIATYKHTTSIFDDFAHYEKRQEEEEALRKERSRNKQ, via the exons TGCAAAACGGATCAATGCATCAAAAGGATGGTGTGAACGATGATGATTTTGAGCCTTACCTGAGCGGCCAGACAAATCAG AGTAACAGCTATCCACCAATGTCTGATCCCTACATGCCCAGTTACTATGCTCCATCTATTGGCTTTCCTTATTCTTTGGGAGAAGCTGCTTGGTCCACAGCAGGAGACCCACCCATGCCCTACCTTACTACCTATGGACAGATGAGCAATGGTGAACCGCACTTTATCCCTGATGGGGTTTTCAGCCAGCCAGGCGCCCTGGGAAACACCCCTCCCTTCCTCGGTCAGCATGGCTTCAATTTCTTTCCCGGTAGTGCAGACTTTTCAACCTGGGGTACCAGCGTCTCTCAGGGTCAGTCGACGCAGAGCTCAGTCTACAGTAACAGCTACGGCTACGCTCCCAGCTCGCTGGGCAGGGCAATCACAGACGGACAGGCAGGCTTTGGAAGTGACACCCAGCTCAGTAAGGTCCCAATGCTGAGCAGCATTGAGCAGGGTATGACCGGGCTAAAACTGGGTACGGACATGGTGGCAGCTGTCACCAAAACCGTGGGCTCACCCTTAGGAGGCACAGCAGGTATGAGCAGTTCGGCGGCCAATAATCTTCCTCCGCCTGTCAACTCGTCTTTGCCCAAACCTGCCACCTGGGCAGCCATCGCCAAGAAGCCGGCCAAACCACAGCCGAAGGTCAAACCCAAAGTTAACATGGGGATGGGGGGACCTGCCACCATTCCCCCACCCCCAATAAAGCACAACATGAACATTGGTACATGGGACGATAAGGGCTCTCTAAATAAACCCCCATTAGCTCAGACTATGATACCCCCACAACCTCTGGTGCAGCAGCCTCTCTTGGCTCAGCCCCAAGCCCTACTTCAGAACCCTTTACCCCCTCAGCCCCCACACCAGCCCCAGCATCAACATCAGCCCTTCCAATTGCAGTCTCTCCACTCACCTCAACACCCCCAGCCTCTGCCCCCTGGCCCTCCACACCTTCACCTCTCCTCCCAACCTGGCCTCCCACagcctcttcatcatcatcatcaacaaccCCAGCAGCCTGGCCCACCCCTGAATCGCTGGATTGCTCCCAGGAACCGAGGTGAGGGCTTTGGTCTTGGTGGCGGAGTCCCACTGAGTGCCTCCCCCTGCTCCGGAGAAGTGCACCCTGTGCTGGAGAAACTCCGTGTCCTCAACAACTACAACCCCAAAGACTTTGACTGGAACTTGAAAAATGGACGCGTTTTCATTATCAAGAGCTATTCAGAAGATGACATCCACCGTTCAATCAAGTACTCTATCTGGTGCAGTACAGAACATGGCAACAAGCGCCTGGATAGTGCCTACCGTTCATTAGGCAACAAGGGGCCCTTGTACCTATTGTTCAGCGTCAACGGCAGCGGGCACTTCTGCGGCGTGGCCGAGATGCGCTCACCGGTGGACTACAATGCCTATGCAGGCGTCTGGTCTCAGGACAAATGGAAGGGCAAGTTCGAAGTGAAGTGGCTTTTCATCAAAGATGTGCCCAACAACCAGCTGCGTCACATCCGACTGGAGAACAATGACAACAAGCCAGTGACCAACTCCAGGGACACTCAGGAAGTGCCTCTGGAGAAGGCCAAACAAGTGCTTAAAGTTATTGCCACTTACAAGCATACCACCTCAATATTTGATGACTTTGCACATTATGAGAAACgtcaggaagaggaggaggctcTGAGGAAG GAGCGCAGCAGAAATAAACAGTAG